One window of Rhinolophus ferrumequinum isolate MPI-CBG mRhiFer1 chromosome 26, mRhiFer1_v1.p, whole genome shotgun sequence genomic DNA carries:
- the ASIC3 gene encoding acid-sensing ion channel 3 isoform X3, whose product MKTPSGPEEARRPASDIRVFASSCTLHGLGHVFGPGSLTPRRGLWAVAVLLSLAAFLYQVAERVRYYGEFHHETALDERESHQLTFPAVTLCNINPLRRSRLTPNDLHWAGPALLGLEPAEHAAFLRALGRPPTSPGFMPSPTFDMARLYARAGHTLEDMLLDCRYRGQPCGPENFTAIFTRMGQCYTFNSGANGAELLTTPKGGAGNGLEVMLDVQEDEYLPVWKDVEETPFEVGIRVQIHSQEEPPIIDQLGFGVAPGYQTFVSCQQQQLSFLPAPWGDCSSRSLDPDFDSEPSDPLGAPGPTPGPRPPYSLMGCRLACETRYVARKCGCRMMHMPAGGAPVCSPQQYKDCANPALDAMLRKDACTCPNPCASTRYAKELSMVRMPSRPATRYLARKYNRSEAYIADNVLVLDIFFEALNYETVEQKKAYEVSELLGDIGGQMGLFIGASLLTILEILDYLCEVFRDRVLGYFWNRKRSQKHSSTNLLQEGMGSHRNEVPHLSLGPSRPPTPPCAVTRSLSASHRTCYLVTRL is encoded by the exons ATGAAGACCCCCTCAGGGCCGGAGGAGGCCCGGCGGCCCGCCTCAGACATCCGCGTGTTCGCCAGCAGCTGCACACTGCACGGGCTGGGCCATGTCTTCGGCCCGGGGAGCCTGACCCCGCGCCGGGGGCTGTGGGCTGTGGCTGTGCTCCTGTCGCTGGCTGCCTTCCTCTACCAGGTGGCAGAGAGGGTGCGTTACTACGGGGAGTTCCACCATGAGACAGCCCTGGACGAGCGTGAGAGCCACCAGCTCACCTTCCCGGCTGTCACCCTGTGCAACATCAACCCACTGCGCCGCTCACGCCTCACACCCAACGACCTGCACTGGGCTGGGCCAGCGCTGCTGGGCCTGGAGCCCGCCGAGCACGCCGCCTTCCTGCGCGCCCTGGGCCGGCCCCCCACGTCACCCGGCTTTATGCCCAGTCCCACCTTCGACATGGCCCGACTCTATGCCCGGGCAGGGCACACGCTGGAGGACATGCTGCTGGACTGCCGCTACCGCGGCCAACCGTGCGGGCCGGAGAACTTCACCGCG ATCTTCACCCGGATGGGTCAGTGCTACACCTTCAACTCTGGCGCCAATGGGGCAGAGCTTCTCACCACCCCCAAGGGCGGCGCGGGCAATGGGCTGGAGGTCATGCTGGACGTGCAGGAGGATGAGTACCTGCCCGTGTGGAAGGACGTGG AGGAGACCCCATTTGAGGTGGGAATCCGAGTGCAGATCCACAGCCAGGAGGAGCCACCCATCATCGACCAGCTGGGCTTTGGGGTGGCCCCTGGCTACCAGACTTTTGTGTCCTGCCAGCAGCAGCAA CTGAGCTTCCTGCCAGCGCCCTGGGGCGACTGCAGCTCGAGATCTCTGGACCCCGACTTTGACTCCGAACCCTCTGATCCCCTGGGTGCCCCCGGCCCCACTCCAGGCCCCAGGCCTCCCTATAGTCTAATGGGGTGTCGCCTGGCCTGTGAGACCCGCTACGTGGCTCGGAAATGCGGCTGCCGAATGATGCATATGCCAG CAGGTGGCGCTCCCGTGTGCAGCCCCCAGCAGTACAAGGATTGCGCCAACCCCGCGCTGG ATGCCATGCTGCGGAAGGACGCGTGCACCTGCCCCAACCCGTGCGCCAGCACGCGCTACGCCAAGGAGCTCTCCATGGTGCGGATGCCGAGCCGCCCTGCCACCCGCTACCTGGCCCGGAAATACAACCGCAGCGAGGCCTACATCGC GGACAACGTGCTGGTACTAGACATCTTCTTTGAGGCCCTCAACTACGAGACAGTGGAGCAGAAGAAGGCCTATGAGGTGTCAGAGCTGCTTG GcgacattgggggccagatgggGCTCTTCATCGGGGCCAGCCTGCTCACCATCCTTGAGATCCTGGACTACCTCTGTGAG GTATTCCGAGACAGGGTCCTGGGATACTTCTGGAACCGAAAGCGCTCCCAAAAGCACTCCAGCACCAATCTG CTTCAGGAAGGGATGGGCAGCCATCGAAATGAAGTGCCCCATCTCAGCTTGGGCCCCAG CAGGCCTCCCACACCTCCCTGTGCCGTCACCAGGAGTCTTTCTGCCTCCCACCGCACCTGCTACCTCGTCACACGGCTCTAG